Proteins encoded by one window of Sardina pilchardus chromosome 7, fSarPil1.1, whole genome shotgun sequence:
- the selenok gene encoding selenoprotein K → MVYVANGQVLDNRTQSPWRLSFLTDMFWTAVEFIGLFFQTLVQPDLSKDGNSSSSRFSDGRGPPGGPGGRRRMGRINHGGGPSAPPMGGGGGG, encoded by the exons ATGGTTTACGTGGCTAATG GCCAGGTCCTGGACAACAGAACCCAGTCACCATGGAGACTATCTTTCCTGACAGACATGTTTTGGACTGCAGTTGAATTTATTGGTTTATT cttTCAGACACTTGTCCAACCAGATCTATCAAAGGACGGAAACAGTTCTTCTTCTCGTTTCAGTGATGGTAGAGG TCCTCCAGGTGGCCCTGGTGGCCGGAGGCGGATGGGGAGGATAAACCACGGAGGGGGGCCCAGTGCTCCTCcaatgggtggaggaggaggaggatga
- the parapinopsina gene encoding parapinopsin a: MEQVNLTVSVPPEITLQGSVNVNDHILSRSGYTFLAAIIGVFSVTGVILNITVIVVTLRHRQLRQPLNYALVNLAVADLGCALFGGLPTMVTNAMGYFSLGRVGCVLEGFAVAFFGIAGLCSVAVIAVDRYMVVCRPLGTVTFQTRHAVVGVVFSWVWSFVWNTPPLFGWGSYELEGVLTSCAPDWYSRDAGNMSYIVCYFLLCFAIPFSVIMVSYTRLLWTLRQVAKLQMSEGGSTARAEMQVARMVVVMVLAFLVTWLPYASFALSVIISPSLYIDPVIATVPMYLAKSSTVFNPIIYIFMNRQFRDCAVSFLLCGRNPWASEAEASEAETTVSSVSKSNNKVLPS, encoded by the exons ATGGAACAAGTAAACCTCACTGTCAGTGTCCCGCCGGAAATTACGCTTCAGGGGTCGGTGAACGTGAATGACCACATCCTGTCACGTTCGGGCTACACCTTTTTGGCTGCCATCATCGGCGTCTTCTCCGTCACAGGCGTCATCTTGAACATCACCGTGATTGTGGTGACACTACGCCACAGGCAGCTGCGTCAGCCTCTGAACTATGCCCTGGTGAACCTGGCAGTGGCAGACCTGGGCTGCGCCCTCTTTGGGGGACTGCCCACGATGGTCACCAACGCCATGGGCTACTTCAGCTTGGGAAGAGTTGGATGTGTGCTGGAGGGATTTGCTGTGGCTTTCTTTG GTATTGCTGGCCTGTGTTCGGTCGCAGTAATTGCTGTGGACCGCTACATGGTGGTGTGCCGACCATTAGGGACAGTCACGTTCCAGACCAGACATGCAGTGGTCGGTGTGGTCTTCTCCTGGGTGTGGTCGTTTGTTTGGAACACCCCGCCACTCTTTGGGTGGGGCAGCTATGAGCTTGAAGGGGTTCTGACGTCCTGCGCCCCAGACTGGTATAGCAGAGATGCAGGAAACATGTCTTACATAGTGTGCTACTTCCTTCTTTGTTTCGCCATACCTTTCTCCGTCATTATGGTGTCTTACACACGGCTTCTGTGGACACTCCGACAG GTGGCTAAACTCCAGATGTCAGAAGGGGGAAGCACTGCAAGAGCAGAGATGCAAGTTGCTCGTATGGTGGTCGTCATGGTGCTAGCTTTCCTGGTCACCTGGCTACCTTATGCATCCTTTGCCCTTTCTGTTATCATTTCCCCCAGCTTGTACATCGACCCAGTGATTGCCACTGTGCCCATGTACCTGGCCAAGAGCAGTACTGTATTTAACCCCATCATATACATCTTTATGAACAGACAG TTCAGAGACTGTGCTGTGTCTTTCTTGCTCTGTGGAAGAAACCCATGGGCATCAGAGGCAGAGGCATCAGAGGCAGAGACCACAGTGTCTTCAGTGAGCAAGAGCAACAACAAGGTCTTGCCCTCATGA